Within bacterium, the genomic segment GATCTCGAAGCGGGCGCTCCAGGCCCTCCACTATCTCGGCCACGCCCGCCTGGATCAAAGCATCAACTTGCGCAGCGATCCTGAACTCGGGCGCGAGCTGGATCAGTTCCTGCTCGCCAATCTACGCTGGCATCTAGAGCCGCTGCGGTTGCTTCGCAGTATCGCCTATCTGGAACAATTACAGAGCCATTTACAGCAAACCCAAGAGGAAGAACAAGGAAAAACGTATGGCCAACCCGATCCCCAATACCCTGGATAAAATCATCTCCCTGTGCCGCCGTCGCGGTTTCATCTTTCAGTCGAGCGAGATCTATGGCGGCCTGAATGCCTGCTATGATTACGGCCCTCTCGGGGTCGAGTTGAAACGGAATATCAAGGATTTCTGGTGGAACTGGATGGTGCGCCGCCGCCGCGATGTGGTCGGCTTGGATGCCGCCATCCTTATGGCCCCCAGGGTATGGGAGGCCTCCGGCCATGTGGCCGGTTTCACCGACCCCATGGTCGATTGCAAGGTCTGCAAGCGCCGCTTCCGCGCCGACCTGGTCCCGGAACCGGGGAAATGCCCGGAATGCGGCGGCCAGCTGACCGACATCCGTCAGTTCAATCTGATGTTCAAAACCTTCATGGGACCGGTCGAGGAGAGCGCCAGTGTGGTCTATCTGCGCCCGGAGACCGCCCAGGGCATCTATGTCAACTATCAGAATGTCCTCGACTCCAGCCGCCTCAAGGTGCCCTTCGGCATTGGTCAGATCGGCAAGGCCTTCCGCAACGAAATCACCACGGAAAATTTCATCTTCCGCACCCGTGAGTTTGAACAGATGGAGATGCAATATTTTGTCAAGCCCGGGACGGACATGGAGTGGTTCGAGACCTGGAAACAGGACCGCAAGGACTATTACGCCGCCATGGGCATCCGAACCGACAAGATCCGTTTCCATCAGCACGGTCCGGATGAGCTGGCCCATTATGCCGCTGCTGCTTTCGACATCCAGTACGAGTTTCCCTTTGGCTGGAAGGAGCTTGAGGGCATCCATAACCGCACCGACTTTGATCTCAAGCGCCACCAGGAGTACTCCGGCGTCGATCTGAGCTATTTTGACGAAGTGACCCGCGAGCGCTATATCCCCTACATTATCGAAACCTCGGCCGGCGTCGACCGCACCATGCTGTGCATTCTGAGTGACGCCTTCGAGGAGCAGGAACTCGAGAAGGATACCCGCACGGTTCTCCATTTCCACCCGGCCATCGCTCCGGTCAAGGCCGGCATCTTTCCGCTGGTCAAGAAAGACGGTATGCCCGAAATGGCTCATGAGATCGAAGCGTTGCTGCAGCCCTACTTTGCGGTTTTTTACGACGAAAGCGGTGCCGTCGGACGCCGGTACCGCCGCCAGGACGAGATCGGCACCCCCTTCTGCCTGACAGTCGATACGGAGAGCCTGCAGAATGAGACGGTCACGGTTCGCGACCGCGACACCATGCAGCAGGAACGCCTCAAGATCGCCGATCTGGCGGCCTTCTTGCATAAAAAGATCCACGGATAGAAAGGAGTGGCGATGCAGTTCGCCGAACGTATCGACCAGGTCATCCGGTCCAGGGAGAGCCTGCTTTGCGTCGGTCTGGATAGCGTGCTGGAAAAGCTCCCGGAATCCTTGCGGCATGAGCCCGATCCGCTCTTTGCTTTCAACAAGGCGATCATCGACGCCACAGCGCCCTACGCAGCGGCCTACAAGGTCAATACCGCCTTTTATGAAGCCCATGGACTGGAGGGCTGGCGGGCGCTTGCAGCGACCTTCCGCTATCTGCCGGCGGAGGTCATCCGCATCGCGGATGCCAAACGCGGCGATATCGGTAACACCTCGAGAATGTACGCCCGCGCGGTTTTCGAGCAGCTGGGGGCGGACGCGGTGACGGTCCATCCCCTGATGGGCGGCGATTCGGTGGCGCCTTTTCTCGAGGAGGAATCGCGCGGCGTCTTCTTTCTTTGCCTCACCTCCAATCCCGGCTCGCGGGATTTCCAATACCTCGACTGCGGCGGCCGCCCGCTGTATGAAACCATCGCCCTGAAGGTGCAGCAGTGGAATACCTTGGGCAACTGCGGGCTGGTGGTCGGTGCGACCCAGCCGGAACAGCTGGGATCGATCCGCCGCCTGGTGCCCGACCTGCCCTTTCTCGTCCCGGGCATCGGCGCCCAGGGCGGTGATCTTGAGGCCTCTGTGCACCTGGGCACGGACCGCGCGGGCCGGGGCGCCCTATACAACTCGAGCCGGGCGATCCTCTATGCCTCGACTGGAGAGGATTTCCGGGAGGCTGCCGCCAGGGTCGCCCGCGAGACCCGGGATGACCTCAAGCGGGCGGGAGAGCGGCTGTGAGCCCTCGACGTGCAGCACCACCGCGCTGCCCGATTTCTGGCTCGTCGATTTTGTCCGGGTGTACGATTTGGTGAAAAGGTAGGCCGGTGGTTCCATCCGGTCCGCGGTGATTTGATGTCATGAAAGGGAGAGAGGATGACCAACGACGAGGCATTGGCAATTTTTAAGGAGAGCGGCGCGCTGCTGGAAGGGCACTTCCGCCTCACCTCGGGTTTGCATAGCCCCCACTATTTCCAGTGCGCCAAGGTACTGCAGTACCCGCAACATGCCGAGACCTTTTGCCGTTTGATAGCAGAGCGGTTCCGGACGGATGGCATCACGGTTGTGATCTCTCCGGCTATCGGCGGCATCGTCGTCGGCCAGGAGGTGGCGCGTCTGCTTGGGTGCCGGGCGATCTTTGCCGAGCGCGAGGAGGGGATGATGACCCTGCGCCGGGGGTTTGAGATCAAGGCGGGGGAGCGATGTCTGGCGGTGGAGGATGTGGTGACCACCGGCGGATCGGTCAAGGAGGTGATCGCTTTGGCCCTGTCAGCCGGCGCCCAGGTGATTGGGGCGGCCTTTATCGTCGACCGCAGCGCCGGTCGGGTGCAGTTCGATGTGCCCTTTTTCGCAGCCCTCAAAATGGAGGTGGTCACCCATCAGCCCGAGACCTGCCCCCTATGCGCCCAGGGGATTCCCGTTGTCAAGCCGGGCAGCCGCAAGATTTGATCTTCGCAGGACCGAAGGGTCAAAAAAAAGCCCTGTCTGATGACAGGGCTTTTGTGTTTTAGCCGAGGTATTTCCGCAGGGGCTCCAGTCGGGAGCGGTGGCGCAAACGGCGCAGGGCTTTCTCCTTGATCTGCCGGACGCGCTCGCGCGTCAGGGTGAAGTATTCGCCGATCTCCTCGAGAGTCAGAGGACGGTCGCCATCCAGCCCGAAATAGAGTTTGACTATTTCCGCTTCGCGCGGTTTGAGGGTGGAGAGGACCTTCTCGATCTCTTCACGCAGGGAGGAACGCATCAGGGTGCCGTCGGGGGGCTCGTAGCGATCGCTTTCGAGCACATCGAGGAGACTGTTGCCTTCATCCTCCTTGAATGGTTCGTCGAGGGAGAGATGACGTGCGGAGGTTTTAAGGACATCCGCTACTTCAAAGGAGCTCATGTCCATGCGGGTGGCGATTTCATCCATGCTGGGTTCGCGGCCGTACTCTTTTTCTAGGGCTTCGAGCGCCCGGCCGACCTTGTTTATAGCCCCGACACGGTTGAGGGGGAGGCGCACCACACGGGATTGTTCCGCCAGCGCCTGCAGGATGGATTGACGAATCCACCAGACGGCGTAGGAGATGAACTTGAAGCCCCTGGTTTCATCGAATCGCTGGGCAGCCTTGATGAGGCCGAGATTACCCTCGCTGATCAGATCCTGAAGGGGCAATCCCTGACCCTGGTATTCCTTGGCGACGCTGATGACAAAGCGCAGATTGGCTTTGACGAGCTTGTCCAGAGCCTCTTCATCGCCTTTGCGAATACGCCGGGCCAGAGCGATTTCTTCTTCTGGAGGTAACGGTGAGAATCCGCCGATCTCCTCGAGATACTTTTCAATCGACTCCTTGGTCCTGGTCTCGGCAGGTTTTTTCTTTTTCTTCTTGGTCATGAGCTGCACTTGCGTTGGCATAGATGGAAACGGGCCTTTTTGAAAAGGGTTGGTTAAGGGGTGAAAACGAGCGTGAATTAATGGTGTTGCTTACAATGCCTGGCGCAGGACGTTTTCTATTTGCTCGCAGGCCTCCGCGATCGCGGCGTCATCGACGTCGAGGTGCGTGACCAGCCGGATGCGAGTGGGGGCGGTGGCCAAGCAGAGAACACCCTTGTCTTTCAGTTTAACAACCAAATCAGGCGCATTTAATCCTGTTTTTCTCAGCTCGACGATGACTATATTGGTTTGTGTCGCTTCAAAATCCACTTCGATGGGAGGAAATTTGACGAAAGTTTCAGCAATTTGACGGGCATGGCGGTGATCGATGGCCAGCCGGTCGATATGGTGGTCGAGGGCGTAGAGGCCGGCTGCGGCGAGCAGGCCGGCCTGGCGCATGCCGCCGCCCCACATTTTACGGAAGCGGTGGGCACGGTCGATGAAATCGGCCGTACCGGTCAGCACCGAACCGACCGGCGCGCCAAGTCCCTTGGAGAGACAGACCGAGATCGAATCGAAGAGGCGGCCGTACTCCAGCAAGGGGATGCCAGTGGCTGTATGGGCATTCCAGATGCGCGCGCCATCCAGATGGAGGGCCAGACCCTTCTTGCGTGTCAGGGCGGAAATTTTTTCCATCTCCGCGAAGGGAAAGATCGCCCCGCCGGCGCGGTTGTGGGTGTTCTCGAGCATCACCAGGCGGGACTGCGGATTGTGGTGGTCCGGAGGACGCAACGCGGCGGCGATCTGTTCCGCGGTGATCACCCCGCGCACACCCGGAAGGGGCCGAACCTGAACACCCGACAGGGCGGCCGGGGCGCCGGCTTCATAATTGAAGATGTGGGCGTTCTCCTCGCAATAGATCTCGTCGCCGGGCGCGGTATGGCTCTTGATCGCCAGCTGGTTGCTCTGGGTGCCGCTGCTCACGTAAAGGGCCGCCTCCTTGCCGAAGAGGGCGGCGACCCGAGCTTGCAGCCGGTTGACGGTCGGATCTTCGCCAAAAACGTCATCGCCGACTTCGGCTGCGGCGATGGCCGCGCGCATTTCCGGGGTTGGTTTGGTGACGGTGTCACTGCGCAAATCGATGCTTTTCATAGAGGATCCTGTTTAAAGAGATTCATTTGATGGTTGGCGCCAGCCCATCCTCGCGGCACCGTGTGCTTTTGCAACAGCTGCTTGTTGATGTCCTGGAGAAACCGCGAAGGAATCTGGGCATGGCGCTGGCCGCGCAGCAGGCGGGTGCGCGCATGTGAGAGATAAAGCCGGTTTTGAGCCCTGGTCATGCCGACGTAGAAAAGCCGGCGTTCCTCCTCCACATCGCCGGTGCGGCCGAAGGCAAAGGGGAGCAGGTTCTCCTCGCAGCCGATGATAAAGACCACAGGAAACTCCAGACCCTTTGCGGCATGCAGGGTGAGGATCTGAATGCGGTCGCCACGCGGATCGAGGGTTAGAGGTGTGGCGGTCTCGATCTCATCCGCCGGCGGTCCCTCCTCGCCGCGCGTCAGATCCATACGATCCTGTTCATACTGGTCCGCGATGCGCTTGAAGGGCAGGCCGCTTTTAGCCAGGACTTCCTCCAGAGGATCGGCAAGCAACCGGCTGCGCAGCAGGATCGCGAAATCGCCGAAGCTGCAGGTACTCCCGGCCTCCGGCGACCCAACACGGCGGTCCAGAGCATAATGGCTCGTGCCTCCCATCAGCGATTCGATCTGCTGGATGACGAAGAGCGCCTCCGTCCGGTCGGATGCCGCAGCATGGAACTGGACCTTGAGATCCGATGCGAGGCGTGGGATCAAGGTCTCTCCGGGAGCGGGTGGATTGCCCTGTCGCAGCATTCCGGTTGATGCGGCCAGGATGGCCGGCGCCGAGCGGTAGTTCTCGCGCAGGGTGATGCGGCGCGCCGCGGGAAAATCGCTCTGCATCCGGCTGAAGAACTCGGGGCTTGCACCGCGGAAGCCGTAGATGGACTGGTCCGGATCGCCGATGACGCAGACATCCCGGGCGTGCAGAGCGAAGAGATGAAAGAGCTCGTACTGTGCCGTGTTGATATCCTGGAATTCATCGACGGCGATCACCTGAACGGACCCGAGCAGCTGCCGCCGGAACCCGGCCTCGAAACGTAGGAGGCGCACCGGCAGGGCGATCAGGTCGTCAAAATCAACGGCATTCCATTCTACAAGCAGGCTTTCGTAGGTGCGGAAAAGAGCGGGGAAATTGGCGGGCAAGCTCCGGGCGATCTCCTGCGGCAGGGTTTCCGGGGTATAGAGCAGCCCCTTGAGGGCCGAGATCCGCTGCAGCGCGGTGGCGCTGAGGCGTTCGCCGCTGCGCTCAGTAACCGCCTGGCGGAATTCGCCGTCGGTTTCCGTATCGATGAGCCGAAAACCGGGGGCGCGGCCGAAGAAAGCGCCGGCCCTCTGGAGGAGGCTCTTGCCGAAGGTGTGGAAGGTCTGGATCTGCAGGGGGGCGGCTTTTTCAGTGCCGAGAATCTGCACCAGGCGCACCTGCATCTCTCGGGCTGCCTTGCGCGTGAAGGTGATGGCGAGGATCTCCTCGGGCCGGGCAAAGTCCTCTTCGAGCAGGCGGGCGATGCGCCGGGTCAGGGTCCGGGTCTTGCCGGTGCCCGGGCCGGCCTGGATGATCAGCGGGGTGCCGCGATGCGTGACCGCCTCGGTCTGGGAGGAATTGAGGCCCCAGGGATCGCCGGATTGTTCGGCGGCGTGGTGCGCTGCGGCGATGCGGGCGGGTGGTGCAGCGGGTGCGGCTTCGGACGCAGCGCGAGGTGCAGCAACCGGCGCAAAGAGGGCAGCCTGACGCAGCCAGTGCGCGCGTTCTTCGGCATGGAACAGGGCGATATGTCCGTACTCGCCGTCGTATCCGGGCAGGGCGACGACCTCGCCGCTGCGCATGCGGCGAACGGCCTCGGCCACCATGAGGCCGGCGGTGCGCTCGAGGTCGGCGAGCGGAACCTCCATAAGAATCGCGAGTTCAGGACCCAGATCGCGCAGGAGGGCGTGATAAAGCCCCTGCACTTTCTTGGTCGCCGGACCGGCATCCAGGACCTCGCCGAGCAGTTCCGGCAGCGGGATCAGACTGTGAAACGGCCTGGCTCCTGGAGGATGGAAGCCCTCGGGGCGGTCGGCGAGCTCCTGGACGCGGTAGCTGACGCCGAGGGTGGCCGGCTTGCCGCATACCGGGCAGAGACCGCCGTGGCTGAGGGTCTCGGCGGGGCGCATCATCCGGCCACACTTGCGGTGGCCGTCCATGTGGTATTTGCCCTCCTCGGGGAAGAACTCGATGGTGCCGGCAAAATCGAGGCTCTGGTGATCGGCAAGCGCAGCGAAAATCGCGGGATAGGAGAGGTTGGTGTCAAAAAGATTGGCCTCGCGGCCGAGCTTTTCCGGGGAATGG encodes:
- a CDS encoding glycine--tRNA ligase, with translation MANPIPNTLDKIISLCRRRGFIFQSSEIYGGLNACYDYGPLGVELKRNIKDFWWNWMVRRRRDVVGLDAAILMAPRVWEASGHVAGFTDPMVDCKVCKRRFRADLVPEPGKCPECGGQLTDIRQFNLMFKTFMGPVEESASVVYLRPETAQGIYVNYQNVLDSSRLKVPFGIGQIGKAFRNEITTENFIFRTREFEQMEMQYFVKPGTDMEWFETWKQDRKDYYAAMGIRTDKIRFHQHGPDELAHYAAAAFDIQYEFPFGWKELEGIHNRTDFDLKRHQEYSGVDLSYFDEVTRERYIPYIIETSAGVDRTMLCILSDAFEEQELEKDTRTVLHFHPAIAPVKAGIFPLVKKDGMPEMAHEIEALLQPYFAVFYDESGAVGRRYRRQDEIGTPFCLTVDTESLQNETVTVRDRDTMQQERLKIADLAAFLHKKIHG
- the pyrF gene encoding orotidine-5'-phosphate decarboxylase, coding for MQFAERIDQVIRSRESLLCVGLDSVLEKLPESLRHEPDPLFAFNKAIIDATAPYAAAYKVNTAFYEAHGLEGWRALAATFRYLPAEVIRIADAKRGDIGNTSRMYARAVFEQLGADAVTVHPLMGGDSVAPFLEEESRGVFFLCLTSNPGSRDFQYLDCGGRPLYETIALKVQQWNTLGNCGLVVGATQPEQLGSIRRLVPDLPFLVPGIGAQGGDLEASVHLGTDRAGRGALYNSSRAILYASTGEDFREAAARVARETRDDLKRAGERL
- the pyrE gene encoding orotate phosphoribosyltransferase encodes the protein MTNDEALAIFKESGALLEGHFRLTSGLHSPHYFQCAKVLQYPQHAETFCRLIAERFRTDGITVVISPAIGGIVVGQEVARLLGCRAIFAEREEGMMTLRRGFEIKAGERCLAVEDVVTTGGSVKEVIALALSAGAQVIGAAFIVDRSAGRVQFDVPFFAALKMEVVTHQPETCPLCAQGIPVVKPGSRKI
- a CDS encoding RNA polymerase sigma factor RpoD/SigA; this encodes MTKKKKKKPAETRTKESIEKYLEEIGGFSPLPPEEEIALARRIRKGDEEALDKLVKANLRFVISVAKEYQGQGLPLQDLISEGNLGLIKAAQRFDETRGFKFISYAVWWIRQSILQALAEQSRVVRLPLNRVGAINKVGRALEALEKEYGREPSMDEIATRMDMSSFEVADVLKTSARHLSLDEPFKEDEGNSLLDVLESDRYEPPDGTLMRSSLREEIEKVLSTLKPREAEIVKLYFGLDGDRPLTLEEIGEYFTLTRERVRQIKEKALRRLRHRSRLEPLRKYLG
- the ltaE gene encoding low-specificity L-threonine aldolase; the protein is MKSIDLRSDTVTKPTPEMRAAIAAAEVGDDVFGEDPTVNRLQARVAALFGKEAALYVSSGTQSNQLAIKSHTAPGDEIYCEENAHIFNYEAGAPAALSGVQVRPLPGVRGVITAEQIAAALRPPDHHNPQSRLVMLENTHNRAGGAIFPFAEMEKISALTRKKGLALHLDGARIWNAHTATGIPLLEYGRLFDSISVCLSKGLGAPVGSVLTGTADFIDRAHRFRKMWGGGMRQAGLLAAAGLYALDHHIDRLAIDHRHARQIAETFVKFPPIEVDFEATQTNIVIVELRKTGLNAPDLVVKLKDKGVLCLATAPTRIRLVTHLDVDDAAIAEACEQIENVLRQAL
- a CDS encoding UvrD-helicase domain-containing protein, whose product is MRFIADLHIHSHYSRATSSQLVPEQLWRWGQLKGLQVIATGDLTHPAWLEELQAALAPTARAEGLFVLNPERAAGQTSAVPAACRREIYFILSGEISSIYKKAGAVRKVHNVVFFPSFDAAVRFQHRLERIGNILSDGRPILGLDARDLLEIVLETDPGARLIPAHIWTPWFSVLGSQSGFDSLEACFGDLTPHLFAVETGLSSDPPMNWRLSMLDGLHLVSNSDAHSPEKLGREANLFDTNLSYPAIFAALADHQSLDFAGTIEFFPEEGKYHMDGHRKCGRMMRPAETLSHGGLCPVCGKPATLGVSYRVQELADRPEGFHPPGARPFHSLIPLPELLGEVLDAGPATKKVQGLYHALLRDLGPELAILMEVPLADLERTAGLMVAEAVRRMRSGEVVALPGYDGEYGHIALFHAEERAHWLRQAALFAPVAAPRAASEAAPAAPPARIAAAHHAAEQSGDPWGLNSSQTEAVTHRGTPLIIQAGPGTGKTRTLTRRIARLLEEDFARPEEILAITFTRKAAREMQVRLVQILGTEKAAPLQIQTFHTFGKSLLQRAGAFFGRAPGFRLIDTETDGEFRQAVTERSGERLSATALQRISALKGLLYTPETLPQEIARSLPANFPALFRTYESLLVEWNAVDFDDLIALPVRLLRFEAGFRRQLLGSVQVIAVDEFQDINTAQYELFHLFALHARDVCVIGDPDQSIYGFRGASPEFFSRMQSDFPAARRITLRENYRSAPAILAASTGMLRQGNPPAPGETLIPRLASDLKVQFHAAASDRTEALFVIQQIESLMGGTSHYALDRRVGSPEAGSTCSFGDFAILLRSRLLADPLEEVLAKSGLPFKRIADQYEQDRMDLTRGEEGPPADEIETATPLTLDPRGDRIQILTLHAAKGLEFPVVFIIGCEENLLPFAFGRTGDVEEERRLFYVGMTRAQNRLYLSHARTRLLRGQRHAQIPSRFLQDINKQLLQKHTVPRGWAGANHQMNLFKQDPL